From the Xiphophorus couchianus chromosome 11, X_couchianus-1.0, whole genome shotgun sequence genome, the window ATTTCATTAAACGTCTTCGTacaacacatgcacacatcaCATCTATTCAAATACGGGAAGCTGTGCAACTTGTTATTGCAGTATTTGAGCACAGGTCACAAGGTAAAAGCATATTTCCACCTGAAAGCACTTCCCTACCATTTACTCCATTACTTCAGCAGCTTTTCCCTgggtcaaaaataaaacctctataaaatgagattaaaactCAGATTGGCTACTAATAATTGCAGCATTCTCTCCTctatgctgtttgtttttgtgtttcatgaggaaaacaagacaaaaaatgtgtgtgtacaCAGCAAGGCAGTTATCACTATGCCTACTCACAGAACCTGTTTTCCTCTCAGAATACAAAAGGCACGGGGTCAATTTTCAAGGCCATCATACGAAGACTGAAActctttctgtttaaaaagtaaCTTAACATCAGCGTCTTATTCATGAACATAGCAAGGGAAAAGCAAATAGATTATTAATCTGATATACTAATGGTTTACTTGTAGGGAAACTGTAATTCTGAAACACTTTAGCAATTATATTTGACTGGATGGTGTAGGTTTGGGTCAGTGTTAGAGATTCGCACTATGAAAGCCATGACTCTTTCAGCAGTTTCACAGTTTTGCCACAAATCAATTACAAAGGTATGATGTGACAGGAGGAAGCACAGTGAAGCTATGATCAGCAGTGCTGCCTTGCACCAAGAAAGTTCTGGGTTCGAATCCTTGCCTGGGCTCTTTCTGCAATGCGTTTGCATGTTCTCGCCTGCGGTTTTCTTCAAGACTCCAGCTTCCactcacagtccaaaaacatgactgttctGTTCATTGATCTCTGTCTCTAGtggttgtttttcctgtctgtCAAGCCTGtttgttgccctgtgatggactggtgacctgtccagggtgtaccctacCTCTTgtccaatgactgctggagatagggAACCAGATCACTGGATGGATGatctaattgtttttgtttaaagcagaaaagttaTAGTATTGTTATACAAACAAATTACCTATAGAAACttaagaaaaaatgaagaataacCACTCACTAGACATAGTAATCTTTCTGCAGAGGTGACCCAATGAAATGGCCTGAGATTTAAATCAGACAAGTGATTAGTCTTGTCTGATTTAGCAGGCAAATTActaaagaaaaaactattttctttagtCAGTATATCCTTCAAAACTTACAACTTGCACAGCTTCAAGTATGTAACTGCAATAACTAACACCATGTACATTAATGTACTTTTATTAAGTGGCAAAAATATATACGTCAGCCTCTCCAGATTGCATGCGTCTTTCAAATTATACAATGACACTCGCATTTCTAAGCAAGCATGTacaggtaaaaagaaaatctgtaaacTTCACTGCCTAAGGCATCAGAAACAGTACACAAACAGCTGCACCTACACAGGAAGTGTGCACACaagcctgattttttttgtgtgtacaAGTTTGCTTGTAGATTACTTCCTCTCTCTATTTCAGGCTTTCTGGGGTGGTTCCTGTTTCTCTTAGACCTCCAAAGGAAAGAACAACTCCAAAAGCACCTGTGTTTCTCATTTGCATGGGGCTACCTTCACAACACACCATAACACAACACcacacacagaaacaggaagagagGGGAAGACTGGTAGAAATTATGCAGAGTGTGTCTGGGGAGGTGACAGACATGCAAAGACATAGACACACACGTCCATATTCGCCCATATACAAAGAAAGTTCACAGAACTCCTTTAAGAGGAAGCACAATGGTATTTTGTTTGTTCTCGTATAGCCGAAACAATACCTCACACATGTAGAGCAGATAATAAAAGAGAGGAACTTAGTTAAGTATCTGAGTAGAACATAAGCTTTTTATCTGGGTGGAAATGTACATACAACAACCATTTTAAAGGAACATTATGTAAAGCCTAATTTCTCTGGAAGGCAGTGGTGTGAcgttttgaaaactaaatacgACCAACACAGACCAGAACGCAATTTCTGAGCAGGTTTACTTTGCATTAAGTAACTAACTGAAAAATGATGTGCTATAATTCACGCATGCGCACGGGTACAAAGGCGAAGCACTTGGAGACAGTCAGCAGCCGTTAAAAAAAGACAGCGGAAACGGAGCCCTGGGCCGCCTTCGACGACTAGAACATGTGGTTTAAGGTGACAGTGGAAGCTATAGTAGAGGAGggtgaattaaattaaaagcaaaaatgaaagcGGCTCTCACCGAAACGCAGGGGCTGGAGCTGGTGCTGGGGGTCGGTGAACGCTGTACGGTAACCAGCGCCATTCAGCGACCGGGAAGGGGGCACCTGTGAGGAAGCGATGCCGTCGAGACGAGCATAGCTGTCCTGAGAGGGAGAAACCTCCGTAGAAGCCGAGTTATTTGTTCCTCTggctgtttttccttttcttctttctctctggTCGTGGACAGTTTGACTACTCCCCGGCTGTTTCCTCTGTCAGTTTCAGCTGCGCATGCGCAACTATCCCTAGCTTGTCAGTCTCGATTAACCGTCTGAGTGCCGGGTGTAAACAAAGCAGCTGTGAGAAGTGTGCCTTAGGCTAGCCATAATTTAACTTCTAACAACATAGTTATGAATTTCAATGAAAAAACTTGAATTTCTTTCCTGACAAATACGGTGCAATCATTAGATGCACACAAATATGTCCCTGAGAGACCTCCTCTGttataatttaacaaaactagattaaactgaataaataagtCTTTGTCTGGGATTTAACAGTCCACCTACAATCTAACCATGTCTTATGGTCATGAAAGTTTGTTGGTAACTGAAATAACAGTTGGCTGAAGAATGTTAGTGATGCATATCTCCCTATTAGCAGGGAGCACAATGAGATTCTTGATAAACTGAAGTTACAAATACGCTTATCtaacatttcagacaaacaaaaaagcaattaaacatttaaatatattatgcAAACTAATTTGTATCATCAGTTGTCAAAGCAAGTGACAACGTCTTAACTTATTTCTgtacctgaaaaaaaaatgtgtgagaaattatcaaaaacacaaatttaccATGGGGTTAAATAACCAAGCAAGGCAAAACCTTATTACCTGTAGAAGTAGAAGACTTATgcattcatggaaaaaaaaaaactctacacACAAAAGTCAAAACTCAGTATTAAAACCCATCACTTTCTATCTGTGGGAACAATAAACTCAGCTTTATTCAAAACTATAACACATTTACTGAAAATGGCTCAGAAAAgccacaaataataaaaattactgGGGAAATTATAGAGactaaaacacaaatgaaaacagcTGTACAGGGATTTCTGATAATGGAGATGCAAGCTATtggaaaacaaatcaacagaCACAGAGCtgctaaatacataaaaagaatACAATGAACAGCAATAGCACCAGCACAAATTCAAAGATGGTATTTTCAAcaaatccattaaaaatgtatttgtttcgTGACTTCTCGTTTCTtcagttaaaatatttgattcacAATAGCTCGAGGTTCATCACCACAGAGCTGGGGAGAAGTGTTTATGAGAAAATTCTCATAATACACAAAGAGTGTATTTACAGACAATAGATCATAGATTACAAAATAAGCATCATTGACAGGCTGCTTCTTTTTAGTTCTTTAGTCTAAAACTGTTATTGGAGCCAACCATTGCAGTTCTCACTGAAAGATATATGGTTGTTTTCCCAATGGTTGCTAACTCGTACATTATTTTATATGCATATACAAAGTGAAGTGGCTATAGGAAGTTGGGTTACATGTCACAACTCTGGTGATGTAGCCTGTCTGTCTGAACCTGTACTGCTGCAGTGTTATCTTCACCGCCTGAGGCCGTACACAGATTGATGATAACAGGAACTATAGCCTGTAACAAACACTCGTATGTGTGTCATTGAAAGAGGCGGCACAGCCCAGATACCAGACTGTGCAGCAGTATGCACATAAGGAGAAATTGTTGTAGCTATTACTACGAGCTGTTTACAGACTGGTTTCATTTTGATAATCAGACAGAAATGCCAAAATATTATAGATTAAAGCGATGAATCACGACGCTTGGAGCTAATCTGAAACAAATATTCAAACCATTCATGTCGTTTCCTGGTTGTTGTCAGCTCTCTTCTATTTATGCGTCATTCGAAAGCATGAGGAGGAATTTTTATATCTCATTTTGTCCCTTCTTTTAACATCCTTTGTCTTTATGACTGCCTGCGTGTCGTTTTAGTCATTCACATTTGAGCTCCCTCTATCAGCACTCTTTTCATTCATGTGTCAGGCTGCTTTGGCTGTTCTATTTGTACCAGAGGGATTAGCAGTAACTGCAGAAAGGAGATGAGATGCAGATTACGACAGAGATAATAGTCTTTGGATTTAGACTCATTCAGAGGAAGCTGTGGGAATATGAAACCACAGGTTTAATCATAGGTGAGCCATGAGCTCTGGGGATCTGCCCCAACATAATGGCTTACCACTTACAGAAACAGAGGCGAGACAGCAATGAAACCGTGTAAAGTTTCTGTCCGGAGATGCTGTTATTGCTCATGCTGCTCCACTCTGACAATGGTAGCAAaatcacttttaatttttatagcATTTTGACAGATATACTGTATCCCTGGGCCTCCTATTTAATATTAATTGTTGtatttgaaacacaaaaaaccaTGGGCTCCATGCATGTTCAGTAAGACCTGTGGCCATCTTAACTTGATAAACCTAACTGGATTTAGCAGGATTGTTAgaatcaacattttaatttgctaGTGTTGAGGATTTTGACCTCTGTTGCTGGATTTTGTTAACTGACCACTACAGGGCTTTGGCCAGAAAGCACGCTGGTCATCAGGTGTTTGAATAGGTTTACTGAAGAATTATGTCAGTGGCGCAAATAAATTGAAGCAGTTTCtggaaatacagaaataataaataaaggttaaaaattactgttgcaaaaaatttaaatacaacagCTCACCAGCATTAGTTCCCTCTGAGATAAGggctgtttaaatttaaatgatgcAAAACTTGGAATCAATCTAGCTCTAACTGGTCAAAGCTCAAAAACTAACGGTTAAATGCTAGAGAGTTTTAATAAAAGTCAACCAcattaagaataaaacagacattaacaaaatatagaaatataccAGCTGCTAAACAACTGTCATGTCACATGACTAATACCACTACTCACGTCATCAATGACTGCGGCACCGGCCTCAacagtaaacagaaaacagatcagCTGACgaaagtgaagaagaagaaaataaacggAACAAACCTCcttcaaaataacttttaaaaagaccttcaaaataaaagcatagaTATGAGACATTGAACTACTTGAAGAATTACTAACAGCTaagtcatttatttctgttggatATAGTTTGAATCTCCACTGTGTCCAAACAAGTAATGGCAGCAccacacaacaaaaaataaaaacggaatTTATAGTCAAAAGCACATAAATTATGAAGTACATTTGTGTCctaaaaaatatcaagtaaTAGTACTTTAagataaatttaattaattttaaatgaattcataAAAACAGTCTCATATTCATCATATTTAATGTACACGCCATGCggatttggactttgactgggccccTCAAACACATAGACGTACTGTGATCTAATCattctggctgtatgtttagttTTCTGCTGAAAGACGAACTTCTTCCAATTGAATGCTGTGTCCCTTATTTGATTGTGGCAAACTACAAACTACAAATAGCACTTTTTCAGCAGTTATTTTCTTCTTACCAATCATTATAGTcataataaattagaatgttaTTGAAATGTTTGCTATTTTGGTAGTACAATTCAGCAAGTGAAACAGATTACTGAGATTAATTATGCACAAgttgatgttttcaagccttagTTTCTGTTAATTACGATTATTTTCCACTTGAACTATGAAAGCTTGACATTTTGTTATTCTGTACAATATAAAAAGTACCGAAACCTTATTAAAATATACCAGctcaaatgttattttcaaaatgtacttttaatctgacaaacatgCATCATTTGAACACATTAGATAATTAATTGAATATGAACTCAAGTAAAATGTATCGGCTTAGAGAAGTATTGAGTGTCCACACAATAAGCAACGAAAAGCCTCAGAAAACACCTGAAGTCTCACATGCCGAACaaatctttttaatgtaaataaattgtcGTACTTAGACAGAAGTACCATTATGATTGGATCTAAACATCATTATATTGTTTAAATTAACATATTATTACTTTGGTGCAATAACGCTCTCTATTGGCAGAAGCAGGTGTAACACCTGAACTAAGTTAAAACGCTGTACAATACTGAGATTTATATGAcatataaatctttttaaaacattaagccaaaaaaatatatatcataaATGAATGACTAATGGGCATTTCTGTTGGAATGTTCTAATTTCAAACTATTCCGAAATCTATTTTCATCTATTTTAATTAGAGAAACATATTGCTAAAAATACACCTCGTGTTTGAAGTGGTtgtgttcatattttaaaatatatgctttATAGCTTTTATTAGTTTGTGCAGTGAAAACTTTTGTGATATTTGTGTGTCGAATCTGCTGCGCACGATCACAGTCAGCAGGGCAAAGATGGCGCTCCCTACAAAACAGTAAGTTACAAACAAGCTAACAAGGCTAAAGCTATGAGTGAATGTTTTTCTGGTTTAGAATAAAACAGTTTGGTGTTATATCTGATATTATTAGCTTTATAATGTTAATATAGGACTCactgaattattaaaaatggcAGATTTGTATTGCTGCTGTTTGAAAACAGCTAACGTTATGCTAACGACAGGTAGCTTTCgtttattatgacttttttaatttcagtttttataaaagtgtatttctttttaaactggTTAAAAGGTAACCTTTAACTTTAACCCCACTCGTGAATGTTATCGGAGAGGGTTAGTCAATCTTGGCATCTACTAGCATCCCATTTATACTCTGAAGCGATGCAATTTTGCCACAAATCGTGTGCAAAACACAAATCTTTGATACGTTTGTGTTTAGCATAATGTTCGCCAGTGTGTGCTTGAACATTTCGTTAGTTGTTTTGCAAATTACTTATAGTTTTAACTAATGAACGGAAATATCTTCTAGTGCatctgtttgtgtgcatttgtaGTTCGTTTATATTCATTCCCCTGGTGCCAATTTATCCCAATTCCTTAAAATTAACACACAAAAATGCACATTGGTTTTGGATTATATCTTCACGCTTTTAGTGAACAGTGCCTCATAGCTGCAAAACTGAACTGCAAAGTTCTTCTgtttaaaacttgaaaatattgTCACAAAGACGTAGATTATTACTCAGCCCACGATGCTGTTTCTCCTAACTATAATCTTTGAGTTCTTCATGAAGAAAGCAGTGTTTGCAATAAGTATGCTGCTTACAACATCTAAGATTGTCATCTTTTCTTAATAccagttgttgttttataattaaCACTTAGTGTAAACACATACCACCAGACAGAGTTTAATAAATGCTGTTGTTGTCCTTCAGGTATGGACTTATCTTGCCCCAGAAGAAAGGAGGCTCAAAAAACCCATTTCTGCCAAAACCCTCGGTTTTTGGAGATGACTCAGATGACGAAGTGAGTAAACTTTTGAGCTTACTATGTGTCGGTAGCCAATGTTTTGGAAAACTTAATTAATTTCTACCAAACACCAAATGTCATGTTTCATTCTTCAGACATCAGTTGGAGAGACTCTACAGAAAGAGGCTAtcaagaagaagatgatgaaaCAGGTgggagaaataaaatatttgttggttttgttaAGTGTCATTTCTCTGCGATTTGCTATTTTTCTGGAGTCtgtccatttttctttcttcccttttttttcaaagactCGTTTGGAGATGCAGAAGGCCCTGGAGCAGGACAGCACCGTTTACGACTACGACGCGGTCTACGATGACATGCAAAAGCAGAAACTCGAGAGCAGCAAGAAAGTCCTGACAGGAGCTGACAAAAGGGTAAATTCTCTTATGCTAAACGCTGTCCGATGCATGTAGCTGCTCTGATTATAACGGTTCTCTCATTTCAGTGTGGctgaataaaaaagtaaacacaaGCCTTAAGAGCAAatcttttttgtcttgttacagCCTAAATATATCCACCAATTAATGAAAGCGGTGGAGGAGCgaaagaaagaacaagagcGGAGAGATGAGCGGAAGATTCAGAAGGAGAGGGAGGCGGAGGGGGAGAAGTTTGCTGATAAAGAGGCCTACGTAACCTCGGCCTACaagaagaagctggaggagcagaaggaggaagaggagagagagagaagacagGCAGAGATAGAAGGTTGGACTAATGCACTCCATctgcattcacactgcactTATTATGTCACATTGTTTTgagtttaaatgaaacaaagtttCTTAGTGTAGTTCAAGCTAGGTACAGCAGCCCCTATACTTAATAGCACCAAAGGTGAAAAAGATAACGTTATTTAAATGCCTTAAATTGATgtaatcttttattgcagttgcACACCccaaacatttattctgtttttttcttttctttttaataaaatcttttttattggtgccccatgtaaataaaattaattcatttatacTCTAATGCTTTCTAAATGTCATCTTAATGTCTAGAAAGGCCGATATCGATGctttgtcacttcctgtttccctggATTATAAGATTAGCATGACACACAACACCAGAGTGTTGAATTTGTAAAGGGTTTGGACAACAGTATTTCAAATTTATGTAAGAGATTATAtaatttatacatatttgttttgggtttttttttccatttagcTGCTCTGGACGTGAGGAAGCAGAAAGATCTGAGCGGCTTCTATCGGCACCTGCTGAATCAGACTGTTGGAGAGGAGGAGATCCCAGATCGCTCAGCTAACAAGTTAGcttaagttaaattaaaacgctattatttttaaagcttctgGTAATCTTCATCTctcttaatgtatttttcaatCCACAGAAATCAACCTTCAGAATCCTCAAAAGAAGCTGAGAGGACCTCGCATGCTCTGTCCCCTCCAGCCCAGGAGAACATCCCCAGTTCAGGCAGCGACTCTGAGGAGGACCAAAAGCCAAAGACTGGATTTAATAAACCAGGTGGAGCCTCAGCTCACTCAAATCGTCAGTACAGGCAGAGGTCGCCTTCATCCGGGAGTGGAGAGGAGAAGGGAACAGAGAGGGACAGAGACAGACATAAGAAGAGTcacagagggagagacagagacagagacagacaccATGGGAGGGAAAGGGACGACAGACATGGAGACAGAAGAAGTGACCGGGACAGACGGAAGGATAGGGACAGAGGTAGAGACGATGACAGAAGCAGAGGCAGAAGGGATTCAGAGAGGGAAGAAAGACATGTAAAGAGGGAAAGAAGTCCTAAAGAAAGGCACTGGAAGAGGGAGAGAAGTCCGAGAGAGAGGGAGCGGGAGAAAAATGGCGAAAAGGATAAAAGGAGGAATTCAGAAGAAGACAAACGGAGGGACAAAGAtcaggaggaagagaaggaaaggaagaaagagcCAGAGAGGGAAAAGGCAGGAGCGAATGAGGAAGATACTGATGATGTGGAATCAGTCAGACAGGGCTCAAAGCAAAAAGAtgacaaacaggaaaaagaaggtgaggaggcagaggaaaagGCAAACAAGTTTGCAAAGCGCAGCACCGAACAGACTGTGACTTCAGCACGAGATCGCTACATGGCCCGACAGATGGCCCGCTCTGCAAATAAGACCTACATCGAGAAGGAGGAGGACTGACACCATGCATAACTCAAGAACATCATCTCTGCGTTTCACTTGACTTTCATCTGAGTTCATAAGATTAGAATAAGGTTGTAGTGGAGTTTTCacacaaaagcatttaaaaagaagctttaGTAAACACTCTTATCACTCATTGTGTTTTTGAACCATCTAGTCTGCAGATTtcagcacaaacacattttatttaacttccCAAAATACTGTAGAAATGAGTAAATATCCctgtgaaaaggaagaaaatccCCCTTCACATGAAAACACATTGTTGCAGAAGAGTTTTCAGGCCAAATGCAGGTTGAAATAAACTcaggtcagtaaaaaaaaaacaagccaacGGTACACACAGGGTGAAATCCAGTAAATGTGTAGTGCTTTTTatgacaaagttttgttttattctcctTGATAAGAACGGTCACCATTAGCTATGAGAGAAGTTTAAGATATTTTACCAGGGTGCTGAAGCAACTGGATGGATACtttggaaaaagtttcagttttttatctcttctgtggttaataaattaattacatttctgGTCCTTCTGCTGCCTGAATTATTGTGTTTTGAGATTCACATGAAAAAACTGATACAGAAACTCAGTGGAGTTCTGTGCAATTATTgcactgcagaaaaacaatcttaaagtaattttagcacacctgaaataagaaaaaactttaaagtatCTTTTTATATCAAGATATAAaggcttgttttaaatgaattccttagtattgatggaaaagtacttgatccattggcagatttttttcatgttttaagtttCTCCAATTAttaaatttacttaaaacaagactCTATATGTTGCtggttacttttaagttagtcttatttcaagtgtactgtgatatttgcactagaactATTCCAAAAGTTAAGTATTTTGTATTTGCAggcttgaaaaatgttttatatccaAAGTATGTGTGCCAGTTTTGGTGGTAATTTAATCACAGCTTCAgtttcaacactttttaaaaaggtatGGATTTATGAACACACCACAATGACAAGTCAGTTGAATCTTTAATATGCAATACGTtctatatttattcattatgCAGCATTTTATCCAGACTGTACAGGCTTATACAAGAGCAAGCTACATCAAGAAGCACATATTTCATTACCTAAAAATATTAGCATTCAAGATGTTCCTGACAGTTCACCATACAACACAGCTAGAAGGATTAGCAATACTGTCAATTAGCATTAGCAAGAACCCAGATGACAGACTGTAGAATCAGGTTTTGCTGATGTCAAAAGGAGTAGTCAGGTATTTTTCTCCAAACTTCACTTGCTCCATCACCTGAGAAAAAGGAGATCAGTTAGATTTCAGACAGGCAGGAATCCCACAGCAGATGCatcaaaacaggaagttgtttttaGCCTCTTTAATACTTATGATGCAAAAACTCAATATTCCTGGAAGGAGAAACCTTCTGTACAAAGACATTTTCCTATTTCTCACTGGTAATCTCACCATGACACTTTCATGTGATTGAATTAAATATACATCTCTTACCACAGAGACGTGGACAAAGTGTGATAGTCTCCATGTCCGATCCTTACGtagggagagaagaagaaaaaaagttaagtcTCCCTAAAAACTCAAAGGAAGATTTGACACTGCGACTCAAGATGTTCAGAAAACCAAGGGTCACCACTGTACAATCTGCCGGTAATTCCAGCATTTCTCAGTTTAGCTTTCATCACAACAATAcagcaaagtaaaacacattttacacacaaTGACTACCTTCCATTCTGATCCATGTGTTCAGGAGGCAGCATCATCTGCAGGACAGAAAACAAGAGTTAGAGGAGAAATATTCCTCAGAAAATTCTGATGAATTTTAAATGACTCAGAAAGCTGGATCAGAAAAATCGTCAGTTGTCGCATCAGACGGCACTTCCTATTCCAGGTTTTCATCACCGATCAAATGATGCTCAGTAGCAGGGCTCCGACCAACAAGGCCAATTTCTACTCCATTTAATTCTATTAAACTAAGATGCAGCATGTTTTAACCTATCTGATGACAGAAAGGGAAATTTAATCTGATGAATAAAAGCTGTAAACGTCCTAAAACTTACCAAGATCCACTTAAAAATGACAGGCTCCATGTTTTTTGGAGGGAAACCAGATTTCAGTCAACTCGCCACCATGTTAGcacctttaaagaaaatatggaaaCGAAAGGTTAAATTAGCTGAGATCAATCAATTAGTCAATCTGCATAAAATAAGTTGCTGCTCATCAACGCTCAGAAACTAAGTGATCAACACTGAACAATCTGCCGGTAATTCCAGCTGTATTAGTTCAAGTTTCATCATAACAAAAGCAATAAGATTTACATCAATTAAAGCTAAATACGAAGTACGTACCTTCATCCCAACTCTGTCCTCTTCAGCTTCCAGGAAGTAAAAAATCTGGTaaaggaaaatgtgaatttattgaACGGATATAGTTAACAGCACAATCTAAACCCATCTGGGCTTTGATTCTCAGAACAGTGACAGAAACATCGTCAGTTGTCGCATCAGACGGCACTTCCTATTCACAGTTTTCATCACTGACAAAGTTTaactaaaacagctgaaagcaTTTTGTATTAATTTACCTCTCAGGAAGGAAGTTGGGTCCAGACATGACGGGGCTGTTGAGTTGGTTAGAGTCATGGTCCCTAAAAGGAAGAGGAAGCTTTTAATAACTTGCAGCATAAAAGATGCAATCAAACTGAGAATTAACATTCATTTAGAGTAGTAAACCTGGGCAACTCAGGAATTTAATCTTAAGTCATAGCAGTAAATCTGGTGCTAACGTCGTCCACCACGTGGCTCTCCGAGGCCATTAAGCTACATTTTACAGCAGCTAACAAAAGACGCGACGTTTATCCAATAACCCTGCTACTAAAGCGACACGCAGCGGTTTTAAAGCgtcttgaattttatttagaaaaatgttctaCCTTGTAATAGTAAAGACTTCTCTCGTCTGACACTGTTCATCAAGAGAGAGCAGAAGCAAAAAGGAAAGACCAGGAGGTCGGTGTGCCTTATAAACCTCGACAGTCGCGGTAAGATGACGTCAACCGAAACCTGAAAAACCAAAagagattattttctttattttaaaaagagcatATTTTATGGAACAAAGTAAGCAGACAACCTCAATTTCAGACACAAACTTTATCTGATAAAgttaatagaaaatataaatttcaaaatgtttttgaaaagctgcTGTTCAAATTTCAGATTTCCATCCTTTTTAGATTACTTTATCTCGTTACATTTTGCTCCCTAGATGCACTTTAATTGTGAAgagtacaagaaaaaaatatgaacaaaatgaaCACTGTGCGTGATTTTCGTAGTGTGCGTTAAAAAGTAAGaagccaccagggggcgctgtttACACATCTTTCTCGCCAATAGAGTTCGCTGCTGTTCAGTCTTT encodes:
- the nsrp1 gene encoding nuclear speckle splicing regulatory protein 1, which encodes MALPTKQYGLILPQKKGGSKNPFLPKPSVFGDDSDDETSVGETLQKEAIKKKMMKQTRLEMQKALEQDSTVYDYDAVYDDMQKQKLESSKKVLTGADKRPKYIHQLMKAVEERKKEQERRDERKIQKEREAEGEKFADKEAYVTSAYKKKLEEQKEEEERERRQAEIEAALDVRKQKDLSGFYRHLLNQTVGEEEIPDRSANKNQPSESSKEAERTSHALSPPAQENIPSSGSDSEEDQKPKTGFNKPGGASAHSNRQYRQRSPSSGSGEEKGTERDRDRHKKSHRGRDRDRDRHHGRERDDRHGDRRSDRDRRKDRDRGRDDDRSRGRRDSEREERHVKRERSPKERHWKRERSPREREREKNGEKDKRRNSEEDKRRDKDQEEEKERKKEPEREKAGANEEDTDDVESVRQGSKQKDDKQEKEGEEAEEKANKFAKRSTEQTVTSARDRYMARQMARSANKTYIEKEED